A section of the Cololabis saira isolate AMF1-May2022 chromosome 16, fColSai1.1, whole genome shotgun sequence genome encodes:
- the tnfaip2b gene encoding tumor necrosis factor alpha-induced protein 2 isoform X1 — protein MCEKIFVCFPGRSCRSFRLKDLSGPFSERWARFSAWTRTVTQLDTRPDPDMRIRSDSEHVRENLFASQSRSSPAGKWFRGKLPRFWGNQNPGAAVPGPPADGQPAVDAGPSAATCTFEQLLQDKRFFEASRQLIDRENQLLGDTTEQDKLKDCAEELSQLRADHDALEKMVVQSVQQSLSLVADEVMDEAAASALAAALASAVKAVYEEEVQDQRWKRRKSRSPSNWKKLHDATLRSLVESRLDSPVTRLAGEGEQSSLQLDVQAMGRQLREDLLLVVTALKGCYPPEADICHFYATLYHQAFSTRLRKMADFVLDEKDCTFVLRWVNDYYPGILKMSELTGEIGVAELGKLLPEDTLKSLEEQYLEKQKSDLWTYIHRVLEEEERKWADGEEPKRDDGCYVSPLAFDVIQLISGMVTAATAVTGSQDKAQVLTCKLPDFLSSWFKHFQENVMKQNGSNNRAHVKANLGCVEQFRDVLQRKSHFFQEDVQKSCLCILTEMKQAVHSYLLSPVHKTLRPQYLKVGTKDWLKKDLFDNLLSKIEKEAVELQGSSLPCHQELMGQFHREVTEEYVRKLLRGELKLKSREQQQAAYTAVADNAEGLHRLFRKMGSKEEWLKEILTMMAEVLKLQDLPAIQMQIVSLGSAYPDFSEKHVSALLKLKTNVSKADRRTVKETLSDTRRESNAGAAAPPFFSKIEVK, from the exons ATTTGTCAGGACCGTTCTCGGAGCGCTGGGCCCGTTTCTCTGCCTGGACCAGGACCGTCACCCAGCTGGATACCCGGCCAGATCCAGACATGAGGATCCGCTCAGATTCAGAGCACGTCAGGGAAAACTTGTTTGCCAGTCAGAGCAGGAGCTCCCCGGCAGGGAAGTGGTTCAGAGGAAAACTCCCGAGATTCTGGGGGAATCAGAACCCCGGTGCTGCTGTCCCCGGCCCCCCGGCGGACGGACAGCCAGCTGTTGATGCAGGACCCTCAGCTG CGACCTGCACGTTTGAGCAGCTTCTGCAGGACAAGCGTTTCTTTGAGGCCAGCCGGCAGCTGATCGACAGGGAGAACCAGCTGCTCGGAGACACGACGGAGCAGGACAAACTGAAAGACTGCGCAGAAGAGCTGTCTCAGCTCCGTGCAGACCACGACGCCCTGGAAAAGATGGTGGTTCAGAGTGTGCAGCAAAGCCTCTCCCTCGTCGCTGACGAGGTCATGGACGAGGCCGCGGCCTCCGCTCTGGCCGCAGCTCTGGCGTCTGCCGTGAAAGCCGTCTACGAGGAAGAGGTGCAGGACCAGCGGTGGAAACGGAGGAAAAGTCGGAGTCCCAGCAACTGGAAGAAGCTCCACGACGCCACGCTTCGTAGTCTGGTTGAGAGtcgcctggacagcccggtgaCGAGGCTTGCCGGCGAGGGGGAGCAGTCCAGCCTGCAGCTGGACGTCCAGGCCATGGGCCGGCAGCTGAGGGAGgacctgctgctggtggtgacGGCCCTGAAGGGCTGCTACCCCCCGGAGGCCGACATCTGCCACTTCTACGCTACGCTGTACCACCAGGCCTTCAGCACCAGGCTCAGGAAGATGGCAGACTTTGTTCTGGACGAAAAGGACTGCACGTTTGTCCTGCGCTGGGTCAACGACTACTATCCCGG AATCCTCAAAATGTCTGAGTTGACCGGCGAGATCGGTGTTGCAGAGCTGGGAAAACTGCTGCCCGAAGACACGCTGAAGTCCCTGGAGGAGCAGTACCTGGAGAAGCAGAAG AGTGACCTGTGGACGTACATACACCgggtcctggaggaggaggagaggaaatgGGCTGACGGGGAGGAGCCGAAGAGAGACGACGGCTGCTACGTCAGTCCTCTGGCGTTTGACGTCATTCAG CTCATCAGTGGCATGGTGACAGCAGCCACGGCCGTCACAGGGAGCCAGGACAAAGCCCAGGTGTTAACGTGCAAGCTCCCAGACTTTTTATCCTCCTGGTTCAAACACTTTCAAGAAAACGTCATGAAGCAGAACGGGAGCAACAACAGAGCGCATGTCAAAGCCAATCTGGGCTGCGTGGAACAGTTCAG GGACGTCCTTCAAAGGAAAAGTCATTTCTTCCAGGAGGATGTGCAGAAAAGCTGCCTCTGCATCCTGACCGAAATGAAGCAAGCTGTTCATTCCTATTTACTAAGTCCTGTGCACAAGACCCTCAGG CCACAGTACCTGAAAGTGGGAACCAAAGACTGGCTGAAGAAGGATTTGTTTGACAACCTCCTGAGCAAGATCGAGAAAGAAGCTGTGGAGCTGCAGGGCTCGTCCCTGCCCTGTCACcag GAGCTGATGGGCCAGTTCCACAGGGAGGTGACTGAGGAATACGTCCGGAAACTCCTGAGAGGAGAGCTGAAGCTGAAGAGCAGGGAGCAGCAGCAGGCGGCCTACACGGCCGTGGCCGACAACGCTGAGGGTCTGCACAGGCTTTTCAGGAAGATG GGATCAAAGGAGGAGTGGCTGAAGGAAATCCTGACCATGATGGCGGAGGTGTTGAAACTCCAAGATCTTCCTGCCATACAGATGCAGATAGTCTCTCTGGGATCTGCTTATCCTGACTTCAG cGAAAAACATGTTTCAGCTCTCCTCAAACTGAAGACGAACGTCTCCAAAGCCGACAGGAGAACCGTCAAAGAGACACTCTCAGACACTCGGAGAGAGTCGAACGCCGGCGCCGCCGCGCCGCCGTTCTTCTCCAAGATCGAGGTCAAGTGA
- the tnfaip2b gene encoding tumor necrosis factor alpha-induced protein 2 isoform X2, with the protein MRIRSDSEHVRENLFASQSRSSPAGKWFRGKLPRFWGNQNPGAAVPGPPADGQPAVDAGPSAATCTFEQLLQDKRFFEASRQLIDRENQLLGDTTEQDKLKDCAEELSQLRADHDALEKMVVQSVQQSLSLVADEVMDEAAASALAAALASAVKAVYEEEVQDQRWKRRKSRSPSNWKKLHDATLRSLVESRLDSPVTRLAGEGEQSSLQLDVQAMGRQLREDLLLVVTALKGCYPPEADICHFYATLYHQAFSTRLRKMADFVLDEKDCTFVLRWVNDYYPGILKMSELTGEIGVAELGKLLPEDTLKSLEEQYLEKQKSDLWTYIHRVLEEEERKWADGEEPKRDDGCYVSPLAFDVIQLISGMVTAATAVTGSQDKAQVLTCKLPDFLSSWFKHFQENVMKQNGSNNRAHVKANLGCVEQFRDVLQRKSHFFQEDVQKSCLCILTEMKQAVHSYLLSPVHKTLRPQYLKVGTKDWLKKDLFDNLLSKIEKEAVELQGSSLPCHQELMGQFHREVTEEYVRKLLRGELKLKSREQQQAAYTAVADNAEGLHRLFRKMGSKEEWLKEILTMMAEVLKLQDLPAIQMQIVSLGSAYPDFSEKHVSALLKLKTNVSKADRRTVKETLSDTRRESNAGAAAPPFFSKIEVK; encoded by the exons ATGAGGATCCGCTCAGATTCAGAGCACGTCAGGGAAAACTTGTTTGCCAGTCAGAGCAGGAGCTCCCCGGCAGGGAAGTGGTTCAGAGGAAAACTCCCGAGATTCTGGGGGAATCAGAACCCCGGTGCTGCTGTCCCCGGCCCCCCGGCGGACGGACAGCCAGCTGTTGATGCAGGACCCTCAGCTG CGACCTGCACGTTTGAGCAGCTTCTGCAGGACAAGCGTTTCTTTGAGGCCAGCCGGCAGCTGATCGACAGGGAGAACCAGCTGCTCGGAGACACGACGGAGCAGGACAAACTGAAAGACTGCGCAGAAGAGCTGTCTCAGCTCCGTGCAGACCACGACGCCCTGGAAAAGATGGTGGTTCAGAGTGTGCAGCAAAGCCTCTCCCTCGTCGCTGACGAGGTCATGGACGAGGCCGCGGCCTCCGCTCTGGCCGCAGCTCTGGCGTCTGCCGTGAAAGCCGTCTACGAGGAAGAGGTGCAGGACCAGCGGTGGAAACGGAGGAAAAGTCGGAGTCCCAGCAACTGGAAGAAGCTCCACGACGCCACGCTTCGTAGTCTGGTTGAGAGtcgcctggacagcccggtgaCGAGGCTTGCCGGCGAGGGGGAGCAGTCCAGCCTGCAGCTGGACGTCCAGGCCATGGGCCGGCAGCTGAGGGAGgacctgctgctggtggtgacGGCCCTGAAGGGCTGCTACCCCCCGGAGGCCGACATCTGCCACTTCTACGCTACGCTGTACCACCAGGCCTTCAGCACCAGGCTCAGGAAGATGGCAGACTTTGTTCTGGACGAAAAGGACTGCACGTTTGTCCTGCGCTGGGTCAACGACTACTATCCCGG AATCCTCAAAATGTCTGAGTTGACCGGCGAGATCGGTGTTGCAGAGCTGGGAAAACTGCTGCCCGAAGACACGCTGAAGTCCCTGGAGGAGCAGTACCTGGAGAAGCAGAAG AGTGACCTGTGGACGTACATACACCgggtcctggaggaggaggagaggaaatgGGCTGACGGGGAGGAGCCGAAGAGAGACGACGGCTGCTACGTCAGTCCTCTGGCGTTTGACGTCATTCAG CTCATCAGTGGCATGGTGACAGCAGCCACGGCCGTCACAGGGAGCCAGGACAAAGCCCAGGTGTTAACGTGCAAGCTCCCAGACTTTTTATCCTCCTGGTTCAAACACTTTCAAGAAAACGTCATGAAGCAGAACGGGAGCAACAACAGAGCGCATGTCAAAGCCAATCTGGGCTGCGTGGAACAGTTCAG GGACGTCCTTCAAAGGAAAAGTCATTTCTTCCAGGAGGATGTGCAGAAAAGCTGCCTCTGCATCCTGACCGAAATGAAGCAAGCTGTTCATTCCTATTTACTAAGTCCTGTGCACAAGACCCTCAGG CCACAGTACCTGAAAGTGGGAACCAAAGACTGGCTGAAGAAGGATTTGTTTGACAACCTCCTGAGCAAGATCGAGAAAGAAGCTGTGGAGCTGCAGGGCTCGTCCCTGCCCTGTCACcag GAGCTGATGGGCCAGTTCCACAGGGAGGTGACTGAGGAATACGTCCGGAAACTCCTGAGAGGAGAGCTGAAGCTGAAGAGCAGGGAGCAGCAGCAGGCGGCCTACACGGCCGTGGCCGACAACGCTGAGGGTCTGCACAGGCTTTTCAGGAAGATG GGATCAAAGGAGGAGTGGCTGAAGGAAATCCTGACCATGATGGCGGAGGTGTTGAAACTCCAAGATCTTCCTGCCATACAGATGCAGATAGTCTCTCTGGGATCTGCTTATCCTGACTTCAG cGAAAAACATGTTTCAGCTCTCCTCAAACTGAAGACGAACGTCTCCAAAGCCGACAGGAGAACCGTCAAAGAGACACTCTCAGACACTCGGAGAGAGTCGAACGCCGGCGCCGCCGCGCCGCCGTTCTTCTCCAAGATCGAGGTCAAGTGA